The DNA window GCAAGAGCTACCTCATCGCCTTTGTCGACGACCACTCGCGCCTGATCCCCCACGGCGCCTTCTACCCCTCGGAGGGGCTGGCCTGCTTTATGGAGGCCTTCTCCCAGGCGCTCTTGAAGAGGGGCCTGCCCCGCAAGCTCTACGTGGACAACGGAAGCGCCTTTCGCTCCCGCCAGCTCGAGTACACCTGCGCGGCCCTGGGCATCGCGCTGGTGCACGCGCGCCCCTACCGGCCCCAGGGCAAGGGAAAAATCGAGCGGTTCTTCCGCACCGTCCAGTCCCAGTTCCTGCCAGGCTTTGGCGGTGCGTCCCTCGTGGCGCTCAACCGCGCCTTCGCGCACTGGCTCGACGAGGTCTACCACCTGCGCCGGCACACCTCCACCGGCCAGAGCCCCTTTGCCCGCTTCACCGCCCAGATGCAGTGCCTGCGCGCGGCACCGGCGGATCTCAAGGACTACTTCCGAAAAACCGTGCGCCGCCGCGTCAACAAGGACCGCTCCGTCACCGTGGACAAACGCCTGTTCGAGGCCCCCGTGGCGCTCATCGGAAAACAGGTGGAGATCCTCTACCACCCCGATACCCCCGAGCACGTGGAGATCCGCTGTGGCCAGACCTCCTGGGGTATGCACCGCGCGCTCGATCTTGCCGTCAACAGCCGCGTCACCCGCGAGCGCAACGGCTCGGTGGCGGTCCACTGCGACCCCCCCAGCGCCTCCCATACCCCCTCCCGCGGGGGCCAGCTCTGGGAGGATGCCTGATGCCTTCGGCCTACCGGCAGTTTTTCGCCCTCACCGCCGAGCCCTTCGGCGCCGACGTGGCGCGCTCCCAGATCCTGGCCACTCCTGCCGTCTCGGCCGTGGAGGAGCGCGTCCACTATGCCCTGGGGCTGGGCGCCATCGCACTGGTCACCGGCGAGGTCGGCAGCGGCAAATCCACCGCGCT is part of the Thermodesulfobacteriota bacterium genome and encodes:
- a CDS encoding DDE-type integrase/transposase/recombinase; protein product: MSEEQKQEVAAFRFGVIHDLVGSTRLDYGEREALLRDKCARKWEIPHSARTRLSRSTIERWASLYLASGKNLEALYPQGRSDAGQCRVLDEETGLTIVALRREQPTLAAAELLRRIEQLQGAAPSLSTLYRFLHQHDLMKPAAAAAEDRRKFEAELPNDLWQSDVMHGPAVLVGDKRRKSYLIAFVDDHSRLIPHGAFYPSEGLACFMEAFSQALLKRGLPRKLYVDNGSAFRSRQLEYTCAALGIALVHARPYRPQGKGKIERFFRTVQSQFLPGFGGASLVALNRAFAHWLDEVYHLRRHTSTGQSPFARFTAQMQCLRAAPADLKDYFRKTVRRRVNKDRSVTVDKRLFEAPVALIGKQVEILYHPDTPEHVEIRCGQTSWGMHRALDLAVNSRVTRERNGSVAVHCDPPSASHTPSRGGQLWEDA